The following are encoded together in the Streptococcus oralis genome:
- a CDS encoding LicD family protein, whose translation MSDLKAIQARSLEMAEYFVAFCKEHDLLCYLCGGGAIGALRNKGFIPWDDDLDFFMPRKDYEKLAELWPRYADERYFLSKSNKDFVDRNLFITIRDKKTTCIKPYQKDLDLPHGLALDVLPLDYYPKNPAERKKQVRWALIYSLFCAQTIPEKHGAVMKWGSRILLGLTPKSLRYRIWKKAEKEMTKYGLAESDGITELCSGPGYMRNKYTIASFEDNLFLPFEGTEMPIPVGYDAYLSTAFGDYMTPPPADKQVPHHDAIIADMDKSYTEYKGEYGA comes from the coding sequence ATGAGTGATTTGAAAGCGATTCAGGCTCGTAGTCTGGAAATGGCTGAATATTTCGTTGCATTTTGTAAAGAACATGATTTGTTGTGCTATCTCTGTGGTGGAGGGGCTATTGGTGCCCTACGTAATAAGGGCTTCATTCCTTGGGATGATGACCTAGACTTTTTTATGCCTCGCAAGGACTATGAAAAATTAGCAGAACTGTGGCCACGTTATGCAGATGAGCGTTATTTCTTGTCAAAGAGTAACAAAGATTTTGTAGACCGTAACCTTTTTATTACCATTCGTGATAAGAAAACCACTTGTATCAAGCCTTATCAGAAGGATTTGGATCTGCCACACGGTTTGGCCTTGGATGTTTTACCATTGGATTATTATCCTAAAAATCCAGCTGAGCGTAAGAAACAGGTTCGTTGGGCCTTGATTTATTCACTCTTTTGCGCCCAAACTATCCCAGAAAAGCATGGTGCAGTCATGAAATGGGGAAGTCGTATCTTACTCGGCCTGACTCCAAAATCTCTACGTTATCGCATTTGGAAAAAAGCTGAAAAAGAAATGACCAAGTATGGTCTCGCTGAGAGCGATGGAATTACGGAATTATGCTCAGGTCCCGGCTACATGCGAAACAAGTACACAATTGCATCTTTTGAAGACAATCTTTTCTTGCCATTTGAAGGAACTGAGATGCCCATTCCAGTCGGTTATGATGCCTATCTCAGCACTGCTTTTGGGGACTATATGACACCGCCACCAGCGGACAAGCAAGTACCGCATCATGATGCTATTATAGCGGACATGGACAAGAGCTACACAGAGTACAAGGGAGAATATGGAGCATGA
- the pheA gene encoding prephenate dehydratase, translated as MKIAYLGPKGSFSHHVVQTAFPKEELQAFANITDVIKAYEQGLVDYSVVPVENSIEGSVHESLDYLFHQTRIQAVAEIVQPIHQQLMAVPGQSKIEKIFSHPQALAQGKKFIDVHYPEAQIEVTASTAYAARFISEHPDQPYAAIAPRSSAEEYSLELIAEDIQEMEANFTRFWVLGAEILKIPLNSQAEKMSLALTLPDNLPGALYKALSTFAWRGIDLTKIESRPLKTALGEYFFIIDVDYSDKELVHFARQELEAIGIQHKILGTYPIFTITDIEKESQ; from the coding sequence ATGAAAATTGCCTATCTAGGTCCCAAGGGATCTTTTTCGCATCATGTTGTGCAGACAGCTTTTCCCAAAGAGGAATTGCAGGCTTTTGCCAATATCACAGATGTTATCAAGGCCTATGAACAAGGCTTGGTGGACTATTCGGTGGTGCCAGTTGAAAATTCTATCGAGGGTAGCGTTCATGAAAGCTTGGATTACCTTTTTCATCAGACTCGCATCCAAGCAGTTGCAGAAATCGTTCAACCCATTCACCAGCAGCTGATGGCGGTTCCCGGTCAGTCAAAAATTGAGAAGATTTTTTCCCATCCTCAGGCTCTGGCTCAAGGAAAGAAATTCATCGATGTGCACTATCCAGAGGCTCAAATCGAGGTGACTGCTAGTACCGCCTATGCAGCTCGCTTTATTTCGGAACATCCAGACCAGCCTTATGCAGCCATTGCACCAAGAAGTTCTGCCGAGGAATATAGCTTGGAATTAATTGCAGAGGATATTCAGGAGATGGAAGCCAATTTCACACGTTTTTGGGTGTTAGGGGCAGAGATACTGAAGATTCCTTTGAACTCACAAGCTGAAAAAATGAGTTTGGCCTTGACCTTACCAGACAACTTACCTGGTGCTCTTTACAAGGCACTTTCGACCTTTGCTTGGAGAGGGATTGACTTAACAAAGATTGAAAGTCGCCCCCTTAAAACAGCCTTGGGAGAATACTTTTTCATTATCGATGTAGACTATAGTGATAAAGAACTGGTTCATTTTGCCAGACAAGAACTAGAAGCCATTGGAATCCAGCACAAGATACTGGGAACCTACCCGATTTTTACCATAACTGATATAGAAAAGGAGAGTCAATGA
- a CDS encoding LCP family protein, producing the protein MSKENPLSHHEQLRYDYLFKNIHYLNDRERREFDYLQQKMAGPKSEVHHFQQEEKEESWGRDIDLPTYGSRSRSKKREKVAPQPKVKKKKRRIRFKRILTWFLLLITCVLAGMIFMFLRGFQSAANPSNKPADAKAAQVEVFNGQDTKDGVNILVMGTDGRIGQNSAETRTDTIMVLNVSGSDKKIKLVSFMRDNLVYIDGYSKIVNGQKQTDNKLNVAYELGEQEGQKGAEMVRKVLKDNFDLDIKYYALVDFQAFATAIDTLFPDGVTIDAQFSTLNGQPLTEATVGDDLHATETESPTQTIKVGKQQMNGSTLLNYARFRDDDEGDYGRTKRQQQVMSAVLEQIKDPTKLFTGSEALGKVFGMTSTNLPYSFLLTNGLSVLEGAQNGIERLTVPELGDWVDAYDIYGGQGLLVDQNKYQTKLAQMGMR; encoded by the coding sequence ATGAGCAAAGAAAATCCTTTAAGTCATCACGAGCAGTTACGTTATGACTATCTCTTCAAAAATATTCATTACCTCAACGATCGTGAACGGAGGGAGTTTGACTATCTGCAACAGAAAATGGCAGGTCCCAAGTCTGAAGTTCACCATTTCCAACAAGAAGAAAAAGAAGAATCTTGGGGTAGAGACATTGATCTTCCGACTTATGGCAGTAGAAGCCGGTCTAAGAAACGTGAAAAGGTAGCCCCTCAACCTAAAGTCAAAAAGAAAAAAAGAAGAATTCGCTTCAAACGAATACTGACTTGGTTCCTGCTGTTGATTACTTGTGTGCTTGCAGGAATGATTTTTATGTTTCTTCGAGGGTTCCAGTCAGCAGCCAATCCAAGCAATAAGCCAGCTGATGCCAAGGCAGCTCAAGTAGAGGTCTTTAACGGTCAGGATACCAAAGATGGTGTGAATATCCTAGTCATGGGGACAGATGGCCGTATCGGTCAAAATAGTGCGGAGACCCGTACCGACACAATCATGGTACTGAATGTCAGTGGATCAGATAAGAAGATCAAACTAGTCAGCTTTATGCGTGACAACTTGGTTTATATCGACGGGTATAGTAAGATTGTAAATGGCCAGAAACAAACGGATAACAAACTCAATGTTGCTTATGAACTTGGGGAACAAGAAGGGCAAAAAGGGGCTGAAATGGTCCGCAAGGTTCTAAAAGACAACTTTGATTTGGATATTAAGTACTATGCCCTAGTCGACTTCCAGGCTTTTGCAACAGCTATTGATACCCTATTCCCTGACGGAGTAACGATTGATGCTCAATTCTCAACATTGAATGGTCAACCTTTAACAGAAGCCACAGTTGGAGATGACCTTCATGCAACAGAGACAGAATCGCCAACCCAAACCATCAAAGTTGGAAAACAGCAGATGAATGGATCCACCTTGCTGAACTATGCTCGCTTCCGTGATGATGATGAGGGAGACTACGGACGTACCAAACGTCAGCAACAAGTCATGTCGGCTGTTCTTGAGCAAATCAAAGATCCAACCAAGCTCTTTACGGGATCAGAGGCACTTGGAAAAGTCTTTGGCATGACATCAACAAATCTACCATATAGCTTCTTGTTGACCAATGGCTTATCTGTCCTAGAAGGTGCTCAAAATGGCATTGAAAGACTCACCGTCCCAGAACTTGGTGACTGGGTGGACGCTTATGATATCTATGGTGGACAAGGACTTCTAGTTGATCAAAATAAATACCAGACCAAACTCGCCCAAATGGGAATGAGATAG
- a CDS encoding shikimate kinase — protein sequence MAKVLLGFMGAGKSTIARGLDPDYIDMDALIEEHLGMSIADFFAEKGEVAFRQVESEVLADLLKTDRVVSTGGGVVISQRNRDLLKTNPDNIYLKADFETLYQRIAADKDNQRPLFLNKSKEELAAIFHERQAWYEEVASRVLDVTKLSPEEIIEELR from the coding sequence ATGGCTAAGGTATTACTTGGATTTATGGGGGCAGGCAAGTCGACAATCGCTAGAGGCTTGGACCCAGACTATATCGATATGGATGCCTTAATCGAGGAACATTTGGGCATGTCCATTGCGGATTTCTTCGCTGAAAAAGGAGAAGTGGCCTTTCGTCAAGTAGAGTCAGAAGTCCTAGCTGACTTACTAAAAACGGACCGAGTTGTGTCAACTGGCGGAGGAGTTGTCATTTCTCAGAGAAATCGTGACTTGCTCAAAACCAATCCTGATAACATCTACCTAAAAGCAGATTTTGAAACCCTCTACCAACGTATCGCAGCTGATAAGGACAATCAGCGCCCGCTTTTTCTTAACAAAAGTAAGGAAGAACTAGCAGCTATTTTCCATGAAAGACAAGCTTGGTATGAGGAAGTAGCCAGTCGGGTTCTAGATGTGACCAAGTTAAGCCCAGAGGAAATTATAGAGGAACTGAGATGA
- a CDS encoding LicD family protein gives MSERTLTLEEIKQVELDILKYLHDLCEQHQIKYFIDFGTLLGAVRHKGFIPWDDDTDISLARDEFEKLYKVLQNENHPYYKLISFRETKGYPYSYMRVYDVRTRRDANLVDPTVVLGTCVDIFPYDGVVTEESDRKKMRLYKYFIRLSSLNFKGIKSENGGLKNLPRYMGSAIFRLTSPQLWNQKLESLALKYSVDQATDLTCTIYDPYYPNGIKKEWLYDLIDMPYENIVLKVPRKYHEILVYEFGENYMTPPPIEQQVPGGDKNYWID, from the coding sequence ATGTCTGAAAGAACTTTAACTCTTGAAGAAATCAAGCAAGTAGAATTGGATATTTTAAAGTATCTACATGATCTTTGTGAACAACATCAAATCAAATACTTTATTGATTTTGGAACCTTACTAGGAGCTGTACGCCATAAAGGATTTATCCCTTGGGATGATGATACAGATATTTCCTTGGCGCGTGATGAATTTGAAAAACTGTATAAGGTTTTACAAAATGAAAATCATCCCTACTACAAATTGATTTCATTCAGAGAAACAAAGGGATACCCATACAGTTATATGAGAGTCTATGATGTAAGGACTCGTCGAGATGCTAACCTCGTAGACCCAACGGTCGTATTGGGAACTTGCGTTGACATTTTTCCATATGATGGTGTCGTCACAGAGGAAAGTGACCGTAAAAAAATGAGGCTCTACAAATATTTCATTCGCCTTTCTTCTTTGAATTTTAAAGGGATCAAGTCTGAGAATGGTGGACTTAAAAACCTCCCTCGTTATATGGGATCAGCTATTTTCCGATTAACTTCCCCACAGCTATGGAATCAAAAATTAGAGAGTCTTGCTTTGAAGTATAGTGTAGATCAAGCAACAGATCTTACTTGTACTATCTATGACCCTTATTATCCAAATGGTATAAAAAAAGAATGGCTCTATGATTTGATTGATATGCCTTATGAAAACATTGTGCTCAAGGTTCCGAGAAAATACCATGAAATACTTGTCTACGAATTTGGAGAAAACTATATGACTCCACCTCCTATTGAGCAACAAGTCCCAGGAGGGGATAAAAACTACTGGATTGATTAG
- a CDS encoding YlbF/YmcA family competence regulator, with product MSNIYDSANELSRGLRELPEYKAVKAAKDAIQADEQASKIFADYLAFQQEIQVMAQTGQMPDASFQEKMQSFSKQIQENALLSDFFAKQQQLSIYLSDIEKIVFEPVSELLK from the coding sequence ATGTCAAATATTTACGATAGTGCAAATGAACTCAGTCGCGGGTTACGCGAATTACCAGAATACAAGGCGGTTAAGGCAGCAAAAGATGCCATCCAAGCTGATGAACAAGCTAGCAAGATTTTTGCAGACTACCTCGCTTTCCAACAAGAAATCCAAGTCATGGCGCAAACGGGACAAATGCCAGACGCCTCTTTCCAAGAAAAGATGCAGTCTTTCAGTAAGCAAATCCAAGAGAACGCTCTTTTGTCAGATTTCTTTGCCAAACAGCAACAATTGTCCATTTACCTTTCAGACATTGAAAAAATTGTCTTTGAACCTGTTTCAGAATTATTGAAATAG
- a CDS encoding glycosyltransferase family 2 protein, whose translation MMGEKISVIVPVYNVEAYLERCVESILQQTYAHFELILINDGSTDSSGQICDHLASQYENIKVYHIENAGVSNARNMGIQLTTGSWVTFIDSDDFVTQDYLATLASAVEGVNVGFVIAPLHHIKNGIVTDIPSHSGKTELWSTEETMKELLMTTRTSFFPVAKLFKRDLLADEKFNTNYHLAEDALFLTELLLKTRCSCVFIDKPVYYYDHREGSATTSVNRYVFDTIEVYQQIIAQVSQAFPNLKYELINRECWSYITVYDKIIFTSREEYQKEKAELRTWIVQHRREIWKDAYFTTFRKVAILSLVISPWLYKKIVGLKN comes from the coding sequence ATGATGGGAGAAAAAATAAGCGTTATCGTTCCAGTCTACAATGTAGAAGCCTATCTGGAGCGATGTGTGGAGTCGATTCTTCAACAGACTTATGCCCATTTTGAGTTAATCCTAATCAACGATGGTTCTACTGATTCTAGTGGACAGATCTGTGATCACTTAGCATCTCAGTATGAGAATATCAAGGTTTATCATATCGAAAATGCTGGTGTTTCAAATGCTAGAAATATGGGAATTCAGCTAACGACGGGTTCTTGGGTTACCTTTATTGATAGTGATGATTTCGTTACCCAGGATTACCTAGCTACTTTAGCAAGTGCAGTTGAAGGGGTGAATGTAGGCTTTGTTATTGCTCCTCTGCACCATATCAAAAACGGCATTGTAACTGATATACCTTCACATTCAGGAAAAACAGAACTCTGGTCAACAGAAGAAACCATGAAGGAACTACTGATGACTACCAGAACGTCATTTTTTCCAGTTGCAAAACTGTTTAAGAGAGACCTGCTTGCGGATGAAAAGTTTAATACAAATTATCACCTAGCTGAAGATGCTCTATTTTTAACCGAATTGCTACTAAAGACAAGATGCAGTTGCGTATTTATTGACAAACCTGTTTATTATTATGATCATCGTGAGGGAAGTGCAACGACATCTGTTAATCGATATGTATTTGACACGATAGAAGTTTATCAGCAAATAATTGCTCAAGTTTCACAAGCCTTCCCTAATTTAAAATACGAATTAATAAATAGAGAATGTTGGTCGTACATCACAGTTTACGATAAAATTATCTTTACTTCACGTGAAGAGTATCAAAAGGAGAAAGCCGAGCTGAGGACTTGGATTGTTCAGCACCGACGTGAAATATGGAAGGATGCTTATTTCACTACTTTTCGCAAGGTAGCGATCCTTTCACTTGTCATTTCTCCATGGCTATATAAGAAAATTGTTGGATTAAAAAACTAA
- the aroA gene encoding 3-phosphoshikimate 1-carboxyvinyltransferase, protein MKLKTNIRHLHGSIRVPGDKSISHRSIIFGSLAEGETKVYDILRGEDVLSTMQVFRDLGVEIEDKDGVITIQGVGMDGLKAPQNALDVGNSGTSIRLISGVLAGADFEVEMFGDDSLSKRPMDRVTIPLKKMGVSISGQTERDLPPLRLKGTKNLKPIHYELPIASAQVKSALIFAALQAQGESVIIEKECTRNHTEDMLQQFGGHLSVEGKKITVQGPQRLTGQKVVVPGDISSAAFWLVAGLIVPNSRVVLQNVGINETRTGIIDVIRAMGGKLEITEIDPVAKSATLIVESSDLKGTEIGGALIPRLIDELPIIALLATQAQGVTVIKDAEELKVKETDRIQVVADALNSMGADITPTADGMIIKGKSALHGARVNTFGDHRIGMMTAIAALLVADGEVELDRAEAINTSYPSFFDDLESMTHG, encoded by the coding sequence ATGAAACTAAAAACAAACATTCGCCACTTACATGGCAGTATCCGGGTTCCAGGTGACAAGTCTATTAGCCATCGTTCGATTATTTTTGGAAGTTTGGCTGAGGGAGAGACTAAGGTTTATGATATTTTGCGTGGAGAGGATGTGCTTTCAACCATGCAGGTTTTTCGTGACCTTGGTGTTGAAATTGAGGACAAAGATGGGGTTATTACCATTCAAGGTGTTGGCATGGATGGCTTAAAAGCTCCGCAAAACGCCTTGGATGTGGGTAATTCTGGCACCTCGATTCGCCTGATTTCAGGTGTCCTTGCTGGTGCAGATTTTGAAGTAGAGATGTTTGGAGATGATAGTCTTTCTAAACGTCCTATGGATCGTGTGACGATTCCACTGAAAAAAATGGGCGTTAGCATTTCAGGGCAAACAGAGCGAGACCTCCCCCCTCTTCGCCTAAAAGGGACGAAAAATTTAAAACCGATTCACTATGAGTTGCCAATCGCCTCTGCGCAAGTCAAGTCTGCCTTGATATTTGCAGCCTTACAGGCTCAGGGGGAGTCCGTTATTATCGAGAAAGAATGTACTCGTAACCACACCGAAGATATGCTACAACAATTTGGTGGCCATTTAAGTGTGGAAGGTAAGAAAATCACAGTCCAAGGACCACAAAGACTGACCGGACAAAAGGTAGTTGTTCCAGGAGATATTTCCAGTGCAGCCTTTTGGTTGGTCGCAGGTTTGATTGTTCCAAACTCTCGCGTAGTGCTGCAGAATGTGGGCATCAATGAAACTCGTACTGGTATTATTGATGTCATTCGCGCCATGGGTGGAAAACTAGAAATAACTGAAATCGATCCAGTCGCTAAATCAGCAACCCTGATTGTCGAATCTTCAGACCTGAAAGGAACAGAGATTGGTGGAGCTTTGATTCCACGCTTGATTGATGAATTACCTATTATTGCCCTTTTAGCGACACAAGCGCAAGGTGTAACAGTCATTAAGGATGCTGAGGAACTCAAGGTCAAGGAAACTGACCGCATTCAGGTGGTGGCTGATGCCTTAAATAGCATGGGAGCGGACATCACCCCCACAGCAGATGGGATGATTATCAAAGGGAAATCAGCCCTTCATGGCGCTAGAGTCAATACGTTTGGTGACCATCGAATTGGAATGATGACAGCCATTGCAGCCCTCTTGGTTGCGGATGGAGAAGTGGAACTTGACCGTGCTGAAGCCATCAACACTAGCTATCCTAGCTTCTTTGATGATTTGGAGAGCATGACTCATGGCTAA
- a CDS encoding LicD family protein, translating to MNFSKMDEYFEKSKLWIAYLFVFISILSMSSLVYKIANPLYKGLSAIVVLYICYTLLFKWKEIKVDRKFLSLFGLLAGGHLLSAIFNRSGHLIGNVIEILFMVTYVLLFTMLQSGQLKKLVDWIAYTVQIVSFSSAIFAFGLLVSRVLILFKIGEQSYYYGVMNGRLWGIVNPNASAIFSYISIILAMYLIHKGSKYSVYLKLNNVIQFVYFATMQSRGALLSLLLMIGLYSFFATRGSIVKRFLTFIVAGLLITATNIGLSYVTSIYISSETATVLDLNKGQSYAETDSSVTKKNGELHLIETTPSGRTYIWKNAIKMGSAKPIFGYGVRNVPDYYTEYFSKFEIQNSLIGGNFHNIFVTIFVSSGVLGLLSFLLVLAYVIRRFLTYLIVSKKNTDKLTMILFFGILFGQLFESQIMYSTNFINIIFWLAIGYGLVVCKRDEGVRYQEVTDVNEIQQMELGIMEYIHEVCQKIGVKYFLAYGSLIGAVRHQGFIPWDDDMDICMLREDYEKLQDYLIANPDERYEVMSYKNNLNYVYPFMKVQDNHTYLLEEDVRIDSNMGIYVDIFPVDGYEDDVQFKNKMTKLIKKRQLSCYTFKGITNTKSVLNSLLRYVSVIIFYFTNTNKYVAQIEELAKSRKVSDYEQVDYLIYKDMNKPVWRREWLEQVTTGTFEGKEFTIPKNYHEILTSDYGDYMQLPPVEQRVSHHDFKLWKIVKRSK from the coding sequence ATGAATTTTTCAAAAATGGATGAATACTTTGAAAAATCAAAACTATGGATTGCATATCTATTTGTTTTCATTTCGATTTTAAGTATGAGTTCACTGGTTTATAAGATAGCAAATCCCCTCTACAAGGGATTATCAGCGATTGTAGTGCTTTATATTTGCTATACCTTATTGTTTAAGTGGAAAGAAATCAAAGTAGATCGCAAATTTCTATCCTTATTTGGACTCTTAGCTGGAGGTCATCTGCTATCAGCTATTTTCAATCGCTCTGGACATCTGATTGGAAATGTGATTGAAATCCTCTTCATGGTAACCTATGTTTTATTATTTACCATGTTACAATCAGGGCAACTTAAAAAATTAGTTGACTGGATTGCCTATACGGTTCAAATTGTTTCTTTTTCTTCAGCAATTTTTGCGTTTGGTTTATTGGTTAGTAGAGTCCTTATCCTATTTAAGATTGGCGAACAATCTTATTACTATGGTGTCATGAATGGACGTCTGTGGGGGATTGTCAATCCAAATGCTAGTGCGATATTTTCATACATTAGCATTATTTTGGCTATGTATTTGATTCATAAAGGAAGTAAATATTCTGTTTATCTTAAACTGAACAATGTGATTCAATTCGTTTACTTTGCTACGATGCAAAGTCGAGGAGCCTTACTTTCTTTACTTCTCATGATTGGACTCTATAGTTTCTTTGCTACTAGAGGAAGTATCGTTAAACGATTCCTCACTTTTATAGTTGCTGGTTTGCTGATTACTGCAACTAATATTGGATTAAGCTATGTAACTTCTATCTATATCTCATCTGAAACTGCGACTGTCTTAGATTTAAACAAAGGACAATCCTATGCTGAAACAGATTCGTCTGTCACTAAGAAGAACGGTGAGCTCCATCTGATTGAAACAACACCAAGTGGTAGAACCTATATCTGGAAAAATGCCATCAAGATGGGAAGTGCCAAACCAATTTTTGGTTATGGTGTACGAAATGTTCCAGATTACTACACAGAGTATTTCAGTAAATTTGAGATTCAAAACTCCCTTATCGGTGGGAATTTCCATAACATTTTTGTGACTATATTTGTCAGTTCGGGAGTTCTAGGTTTGCTATCCTTCCTTCTTGTACTGGCTTATGTCATCAGGCGCTTTTTGACGTATTTGATTGTTTCCAAGAAAAATACTGATAAATTGACCATGATCCTTTTCTTCGGTATCTTGTTTGGCCAATTATTTGAGAGTCAGATTATGTATTCAACCAACTTTATTAATATCATCTTCTGGCTAGCGATTGGCTATGGACTCGTAGTCTGCAAACGGGATGAAGGAGTTCGGTACCAAGAAGTAACAGATGTCAATGAAATTCAACAGATGGAACTTGGAATCATGGAGTATATTCATGAAGTTTGTCAGAAAATTGGGGTCAAGTATTTCTTAGCATATGGAAGTCTAATCGGTGCTGTTCGCCATCAAGGATTTATCCCTTGGGATGATGACATGGATATCTGCATGTTACGAGAAGATTATGAAAAGTTGCAAGACTACCTTATCGCTAACCCTGATGAACGTTACGAGGTCATGTCTTATAAAAATAATCTCAACTATGTCTATCCCTTCATGAAAGTGCAGGATAACCATACTTACTTGCTAGAAGAAGATGTTCGCATCGATTCGAATATGGGAATCTATGTAGATATTTTCCCTGTAGATGGCTACGAGGATGACGTACAATTTAAAAACAAGATGACGAAACTGATAAAGAAACGTCAATTGAGTTGCTACACCTTCAAAGGCATTACCAATACAAAAAGTGTACTGAATTCACTGCTACGTTATGTGTCAGTTATTATTTTCTATTTCACCAATACGAACAAATACGTTGCCCAGATTGAAGAGCTTGCAAAATCCCGTAAAGTCTCAGATTATGAGCAAGTGGATTATCTTATCTACAAGGATATGAACAAACCAGTGTGGAGACGTGAATGGCTGGAACAAGTTACTACTGGAACATTTGAAGGTAAGGAATTTACCATTCCGAAGAACTATCATGAAATTTTGACCTCAGACTACGGAGACTATATGCAATTGCCACCGGTTGAACAAAGAGTATCTCATCATGATTTTAAATTATGGAAGATTGTTAAAAGGTCTAAATGA